In Ignavibacteriota bacterium, a single genomic region encodes these proteins:
- a CDS encoding UvrD-helicase domain-containing protein, whose amino-acid sequence MAFELIEASAGTGKTYSITSRYLFLLLDGGLAVDQILVVTFTEAATAELRDRIRVRIREVRDLLDAGRLASLEDATLRRALEKLIRIPGAREKAVKRLTNAIISFDEAAIFTIHGFCTRVLREQAFATGMDFSAEVLTDDLPLLESVVADFARSYLGALSTEEFGWCVEHGPMFGGAKENDWRVTGRLLTPKDLSVLHAIISDPLLEIVPEESSLERARAMKDPVAVALAVAHALITYARTGLAGRKRDLRVMSFGDMLVNVRNALAAPGGERLADALRTAYPAALIDEFQDTDPLQFEIIQRIYEKSDCPVVFVGDPKQAIYSFRGGDIHTYFHATSSITRGNRTSLSVNYRSAKPLVAAVSQVFTATEKDTPFSDNGMTTFPEVEAHHEKGKAPRTIHDAEPRGALHWLLLPEQPEKKEGGWMWGKGEAQVAAVRAVVGEISGLIARSGDDQAALRPSDIAVLVRSNLQAKIVQGALQDAGVPCIVKTLDSVYRSVAAGELLTLLRAVANPGHDADVTAALLTPSLGYTGVEVAAMKQDAAAYAAIAGRLIALRTIWEGSQNGFMRMATALIHGPGLAQGGRSVATRLLIYADAERRITDLLHLVELLHQESILHPGHDHIVHWLEQQIAETEEEHEESSIRLESDAERVQIVTVHLSKGLEYPVVFCPFTYDGKAFRESEEKVVFFHRAMPGTGKKKTGTSVLTADIGSPERSQHFERRVEEARSESIRHLYVAMTRARQRCYVVWGHVNNMEDAALSYLLFKEADRERNVLKAAGHRGVLAPVMRLVKGSKGAMRSSMISLSPAAGGELPAPAVPSVKLVPREFRRPPVRQAWSYASYTSLTSDWMRSGKDTDATVTAPYAKPEGNTIFAFPSGARTGKAWHAFFEHLNFQSDDATVRDAVDHMLARYGFDAAFGDAMAGMVRTALDTPLGPAGIRLASVEAAACVQELDFVFGCNRFQTAAFRALLADPEAGLPSEFARAAALLRDRDMQGFMIGTIDLLLRHDGRYYIVDYKSNNLGATPDRYDPSLLPGVLAKEHYYLQFLLYSIAVHRYLRTRIPDYAYEKHFGGVLYLFLRGMQPGTQHGVFFHRPSAGLIQALESRLFGKEVA is encoded by the coding sequence ATGGCATTTGAACTCATCGAAGCGAGCGCGGGGACAGGCAAGACCTACTCGATCACGAGCAGGTACCTGTTCTTGCTGCTTGACGGTGGCCTTGCCGTGGACCAGATCCTTGTGGTCACGTTCACCGAAGCGGCGACGGCGGAGTTGCGCGACCGTATCCGCGTGCGCATCCGTGAGGTCCGCGACCTGCTCGACGCCGGGCGCCTTGCCTCGCTGGAGGATGCGACGCTCCGCAGGGCACTCGAAAAACTGATCCGTATTCCCGGCGCGCGTGAGAAGGCGGTGAAGCGCCTCACGAATGCGATCATCTCCTTCGATGAAGCCGCGATCTTCACGATCCATGGGTTCTGCACCCGCGTCCTCCGCGAGCAGGCGTTCGCGACGGGGATGGATTTCTCCGCGGAAGTGCTCACGGACGACCTCCCGTTGCTTGAATCGGTGGTCGCCGACTTTGCGCGCTCGTACCTCGGCGCGCTTTCGACCGAGGAGTTCGGGTGGTGTGTGGAGCACGGGCCGATGTTCGGCGGGGCGAAGGAGAACGACTGGCGGGTCACCGGGCGCTTGCTCACCCCGAAGGACCTCAGTGTCCTTCACGCCATCATCAGCGATCCTCTCCTGGAGATCGTGCCGGAAGAGAGCTCTCTTGAGCGTGCCCGGGCCATGAAGGATCCCGTGGCGGTGGCTCTCGCGGTAGCACATGCCCTCATCACCTATGCACGCACCGGACTTGCCGGGCGGAAGCGCGATCTGCGCGTCATGTCCTTTGGCGACATGCTCGTGAACGTGCGCAACGCGCTGGCCGCGCCGGGCGGGGAGCGTCTGGCGGATGCGCTTCGTACGGCATACCCTGCGGCACTGATCGACGAATTCCAGGATACCGATCCCCTGCAGTTCGAGATCATCCAGCGTATTTATGAAAAGAGTGACTGCCCGGTGGTGTTCGTGGGTGACCCGAAACAGGCCATCTATTCGTTCCGGGGTGGCGATATCCATACGTACTTCCATGCCACATCCTCCATCACGCGGGGAAACCGGACATCGCTCTCGGTGAACTACCGGTCGGCAAAACCCCTGGTGGCGGCCGTCTCCCAGGTATTCACGGCGACGGAAAAGGATACGCCGTTCTCCGACAATGGCATGACCACGTTCCCGGAGGTCGAGGCGCACCATGAAAAGGGGAAGGCGCCGCGCACCATCCATGATGCGGAGCCCAGGGGGGCACTGCATTGGCTCCTGCTGCCGGAACAGCCCGAGAAGAAGGAAGGCGGGTGGATGTGGGGGAAAGGAGAGGCGCAGGTCGCCGCTGTGAGGGCTGTGGTCGGGGAGATCAGCGGACTGATAGCACGCAGCGGGGACGATCAGGCAGCGCTTCGTCCGAGCGATATCGCCGTCCTCGTCCGCTCCAATCTGCAGGCGAAGATCGTTCAGGGGGCATTGCAGGATGCCGGGGTCCCATGCATCGTCAAGACCCTCGACAGTGTCTACCGTTCCGTGGCCGCCGGTGAGCTTCTCACGCTCCTCCGTGCGGTCGCGAACCCCGGGCACGACGCGGATGTCACAGCCGCACTCCTCACACCGTCGCTCGGCTATACCGGTGTCGAAGTCGCCGCCATGAAGCAGGATGCGGCTGCCTATGCGGCGATCGCCGGACGGCTGATCGCGTTGCGCACCATCTGGGAAGGTTCCCAGAACGGGTTCATGCGGATGGCGACCGCATTGATCCATGGGCCCGGACTCGCACAGGGTGGCCGGTCTGTTGCCACGCGCCTTCTGATCTACGCCGATGCGGAACGCCGCATCACCGATCTTCTCCATCTCGTGGAACTTCTGCACCAGGAAAGCATTCTGCACCCCGGACATGATCATATCGTCCATTGGCTGGAGCAGCAGATCGCGGAAACGGAAGAGGAACATGAGGAGTCCAGCATCCGCCTCGAAAGCGACGCCGAACGGGTCCAGATCGTCACGGTGCATCTGAGCAAGGGCCTTGAATATCCGGTCGTGTTCTGCCCCTTCACCTACGATGGGAAAGCGTTCAGAGAGTCCGAAGAGAAGGTGGTCTTCTTCCATCGCGCTATGCCCGGAACAGGGAAGAAGAAAACGGGGACGTCCGTTCTGACGGCGGATATCGGGTCACCGGAGAGGAGCCAGCATTTCGAACGACGGGTGGAGGAGGCCCGGTCGGAGAGTATCCGGCACCTGTATGTGGCGATGACCCGTGCGCGGCAACGGTGCTATGTGGTGTGGGGACATGTGAACAATATGGAGGACGCGGCGCTCTCGTATCTGCTCTTCAAGGAAGCGGACCGCGAACGGAATGTGTTGAAGGCTGCCGGCCATCGCGGGGTTCTCGCCCCGGTGATGCGCCTGGTGAAGGGGTCGAAAGGGGCCATGCGCAGTTCGATGATCTCCCTTTCGCCAGCAGCGGGCGGGGAACTCCCTGCACCGGCGGTGCCATCCGTGAAGCTCGTCCCCCGCGAGTTCAGGCGCCCTCCCGTGAGGCAGGCGTGGTCCTACGCGAGTTACACATCGCTCACGAGCGACTGGATGCGTTCGGGGAAGGACACGGATGCGACAGTGACCGCACCGTATGCGAAACCGGAAGGGAATACGATCTTTGCCTTTCCCTCCGGGGCGCGGACGGGAAAGGCATGGCACGCGTTCTTCGAGCACCTGAATTTCCAATCCGATGATGCAACGGTGCGGGATGCCGTCGACCACATGCTGGCACGGTACGGGTTCGATGCCGCTTTCGGCGATGCCATGGCAGGGATGGTGCGGACCGCACTGGACACGCCGCTCGGCCCCGCAGGCATCCGTCTGGCTTCCGTTGAGGCGGCCGCATGCGTGCAGGAGTTGGATTTTGTGTTCGGCTGCAACCGGTTCCAGACCGCTGCGTTCCGCGCGCTCCTGGCGGACCCGGAAGCCGGGTTGCCCTCGGAGTTCGCGCGCGCGGCAGCATTGCTGCGTGACCGCGACATGCAGGGGTTCATGATCGGTACGATCGATCTTCTCCTCCGTCACGATGGGCGCTACTATATCGTCGATTATAAATCGAACAACCTCGGCGCGACACCGGACCGCTACGACCCGTCCTTGTTGCCGGGTGTGCTGGCAAAGGAGCACTACTATCTTCAGTTCCTTCTCTATAGTATAGCCGTGCACCGGTATCTGCGCACGCGCATCCCGGACTATGCGTATGAGAAGCACTTCGGCGGCGTGTTGTATCTGTTCCTGCGGGGGATGCAGCCCGGCACACAGCATGGCGTGTTCTTCCACCGGCCTTCCGCGGGACTGATCCAGGCCCTTGAATCGCGCCTGTTCGGGAAGGAGGTGGCGTGA
- the recD gene encoding exodeoxyribonuclease V subunit alpha, with product MMEHVGKKLGGLLAVRAGRGKEELEAAVCAVLSGLAEGHVCVDVHHDERLRAALPLLQELRGVVGAPGEPAPLMLDEGRLYLGRYWQYEQTVAATLRHLAAPVQPMPDAGVLAAHLRTLFPGDALKSEHAFAALGAAVRNLAVISGGPGTGKTTTVSRILALKLLLQPEGAPYTIRLAAPTGKAADRLRESIASAKSQMTIPRAILERIPEEASTIHRLLGIRDASGRPQRSAEDPIAADLIVLDEASMIDLSLMAKVMAALRPGAGLILLGDKDQLDAVQPGSVFGELCAEPLYSLGLLRLAETVQGVRRMDTAGSGEGLQDALFRLTRSFRFREEAGIGSFARAVNAGDEAGAVKILQNDTTGELQWTGGDGTAGTMFPADAVARWLRPYFDSILHGGTEEECLRRFGLFRLLTPLREGPGSVDDLNDRVEQWLKKEGLIADAGGWYPGKPVMITANNYTLGLYNGDVGVTMPDADGNLRIVFAGTGGAFRTYAPSRIPAYDRAYATTVHKSQGSEFDEVLLLLPVTESPVVTRNLLYTAVTRARHRCIVQGSEEAVRAGTRSRPQKMSGLARALERGGESG from the coding sequence GTGATGGAGCATGTAGGAAAGAAGCTTGGCGGCCTCCTGGCTGTGCGTGCCGGCCGCGGAAAAGAAGAACTTGAAGCAGCGGTGTGTGCGGTCCTGTCGGGATTGGCCGAGGGACATGTGTGCGTTGATGTCCATCACGATGAGCGACTCCGTGCGGCGCTTCCGCTGCTCCAGGAACTCCGCGGGGTCGTGGGGGCGCCCGGTGAACCGGCCCCGCTGATGCTCGATGAAGGCCGTTTGTATCTGGGCCGCTATTGGCAGTACGAGCAGACCGTTGCGGCCACGCTGCGGCACCTCGCTGCGCCCGTTCAGCCGATGCCGGATGCCGGTGTCCTGGCCGCGCACCTCCGCACACTGTTCCCGGGCGACGCGCTGAAGAGCGAACACGCATTCGCTGCGCTCGGCGCTGCGGTGCGTAACCTGGCCGTGATCTCGGGTGGGCCCGGCACCGGCAAGACCACCACGGTGTCGCGGATACTGGCGCTCAAGCTTCTGTTGCAGCCGGAGGGAGCGCCGTATACGATCCGCCTTGCGGCGCCGACCGGGAAAGCGGCGGACAGGCTTCGTGAGTCGATCGCCTCCGCGAAGTCGCAGATGACGATACCTCGCGCGATCCTCGAGAGGATCCCGGAAGAAGCGTCCACGATCCACCGCCTGCTCGGTATCAGGGATGCATCCGGCAGGCCGCAGCGTTCCGCGGAAGATCCGATCGCGGCGGACCTGATCGTCCTGGATGAGGCTTCGATGATCGACCTCTCGCTGATGGCGAAGGTGATGGCGGCCCTCAGACCCGGGGCGGGGCTGATCCTGCTGGGCGACAAGGACCAATTGGATGCCGTGCAGCCGGGGAGTGTCTTCGGGGAATTGTGCGCAGAACCCTTGTATTCATTGGGCCTTTTGAGGCTTGCGGAAACCGTCCAGGGCGTTCGACGGATGGACACGGCGGGATCCGGCGAGGGCCTGCAGGATGCGCTGTTCCGTTTGACACGGAGTTTCCGGTTCCGCGAGGAGGCGGGCATCGGATCGTTCGCACGCGCCGTGAATGCCGGTGACGAGGCCGGTGCAGTGAAGATCCTCCAGAACGACACCACCGGAGAGTTGCAGTGGACCGGCGGCGACGGCACCGCCGGCACCATGTTTCCCGCAGATGCCGTTGCACGATGGCTCCGTCCATACTTCGACAGCATCCTGCACGGAGGAACGGAAGAGGAGTGCCTGCGGCGGTTCGGACTCTTCCGGCTGCTCACGCCGCTGCGTGAAGGACCGGGGAGTGTCGACGACCTCAACGACCGCGTCGAGCAGTGGTTGAAGAAGGAAGGCCTGATCGCTGATGCAGGCGGTTGGTATCCGGGGAAACCGGTGATGATCACGGCGAACAACTACACGCTCGGTCTGTACAACGGCGATGTTGGCGTGACGATGCCGGATGCCGATGGCAATCTTCGTATCGTCTTCGCGGGAACCGGTGGCGCATTCCGGACCTACGCGCCGTCACGTATTCCCGCGTACGACCGCGCGTACGCAACAACGGTCCACAAGAGCCAGGGTTCCGAGTTCGATGAGGTGCTGCTGCTTCTGCCCGTGACGGAGAGTCCGGTGGTGACGCGCAATCTGCTCTATACCGCGGTGACGCGTGCACGTCACCGGTGCATCGTGCAGGGGAGCGAAGAGGCTGTGCGTGCAGGCACGCGCAGCCGCCCGCAGAAGATGTCCGGACTCGCCCGTGCTCTGGAACGGGGGGGTGAATCCGGTTGA
- a CDS encoding glycoside hydrolase family 97 catalytic domain-containing protein, producing MKTLLAGLLILTSMTFASPEMHTVASPDSRLQFILTAGTDGQLFYALTRDGKEIIQRSRLGVCTHDMPDWTSGFTLNASREWRTDTTWHPVYGERSVVRDHYSAATFTFIRNKDTNAVMALDVRMYNEGAAFRYVFPENLSTSVLNITGELTSFAVPEGTMAWVTPFAQELYHRVPVKDWSYGALPLPRWNPRTPEYESERPLTLELPGGTYAAIGEAGLVEHARMKFVHAADEPNTIGIRLFGPVTATSPYATPWRLIMAADSPGELLERNDIFLNLNEPCQISDTRWIRPGKIMREVTLSTSGAEACVDFCAAHGIEYIEFDAGWYGYEYAVSSDASRVDVDPRRNPAKDLDLQRIIAYARSKEVGVFLYVNHRALEKQIDEILPIYERWGIAGLKFGFVHVGSDRWTHWVHEAVRKAARHHLMVDIHDEYRPTGYSRTYPNLLTQEGVYGNECMPDATLNATLPFTRFLAGAADYTICYYHQAGIKKVAGIKTTSAHQLALSVIYYSPLQFVFWYDKPSDIQGEPEVAFFDRLPTVWDTTKVLLGETGRYAALARRKDSTWFVGAITNNDARTLGIPLSFLQPGVTYHATMYTDGGDAVPTRTHVKIERALVTAASRVTAPLRASGGMAIEIRPATEAEIRTVAPLTDTGGQARP from the coding sequence ATGAAGACCCTGCTTGCAGGCCTCCTCATCCTCACATCAATGACGTTCGCCTCGCCGGAAATGCACACGGTTGCATCACCTGACAGCCGCCTGCAGTTCATTCTCACCGCCGGCACGGACGGACAGCTCTTCTACGCACTCACCCGGGATGGGAAGGAGATCATCCAGCGCTCGCGGCTGGGTGTATGCACGCACGATATGCCGGACTGGACATCGGGTTTCACGCTCAACGCTTCCCGGGAGTGGAGAACGGACACGACATGGCACCCCGTGTATGGCGAACGGAGCGTCGTGCGTGACCACTACAGCGCAGCGACGTTCACCTTCATACGGAACAAGGATACGAACGCGGTGATGGCACTCGATGTCCGCATGTACAACGAAGGGGCCGCATTCCGTTACGTATTCCCCGAGAACCTGTCAACCTCCGTGCTGAATATCACAGGCGAACTCACGTCCTTCGCCGTGCCTGAAGGGACGATGGCATGGGTGACCCCGTTTGCGCAGGAACTCTATCACCGGGTTCCGGTGAAGGACTGGTCGTATGGTGCCCTTCCGCTCCCGCGCTGGAATCCCCGGACACCGGAATATGAAAGCGAGCGGCCGCTCACACTGGAACTTCCCGGCGGCACATACGCTGCCATCGGGGAGGCCGGACTCGTCGAGCACGCGCGCATGAAATTCGTCCATGCAGCGGACGAGCCGAACACCATCGGGATCCGTCTGTTCGGGCCGGTCACGGCAACATCTCCGTACGCCACACCCTGGCGGCTGATCATGGCCGCAGATTCCCCGGGAGAACTGCTCGAACGGAATGACATCTTCCTGAACCTGAATGAGCCGTGCCAGATCAGCGATACGCGCTGGATCAGGCCCGGGAAGATCATGCGCGAGGTCACCCTCTCCACATCGGGGGCTGAGGCCTGTGTCGATTTCTGTGCCGCCCATGGCATCGAGTATATCGAATTCGATGCGGGATGGTATGGATATGAATATGCCGTCAGTTCCGACGCCTCACGCGTGGACGTCGACCCCCGCCGGAACCCGGCAAAGGACCTTGACCTCCAGCGCATCATCGCCTATGCCCGGTCGAAGGAGGTCGGGGTCTTCCTGTATGTGAACCACCGGGCGTTGGAGAAGCAGATCGACGAGATCCTGCCCATCTACGAGCGCTGGGGGATCGCAGGGCTGAAGTTCGGGTTCGTGCATGTGGGCTCCGACCGGTGGACGCACTGGGTCCATGAGGCCGTACGCAAGGCTGCGCGGCACCATCTCATGGTGGACATCCACGATGAATACCGGCCCACCGGCTACAGCAGAACATACCCGAACCTGTTGACCCAGGAAGGCGTCTACGGGAACGAGTGCATGCCCGATGCCACGTTGAACGCGACGCTGCCCTTCACCCGTTTTCTGGCCGGAGCGGCGGACTACACCATCTGCTACTATCATCAGGCCGGGATCAAGAAGGTCGCGGGGATCAAGACGACCTCTGCACACCAGCTCGCTCTCTCCGTGATCTATTATAGCCCGCTGCAGTTCGTGTTCTGGTACGACAAGCCCTCCGACATTCAGGGCGAACCCGAGGTGGCATTCTTCGATCGTTTGCCGACGGTCTGGGATACAACGAAGGTACTCCTCGGGGAGACAGGCCGGTATGCCGCACTCGCGCGGCGCAAGGACAGCACGTGGTTCGTGGGGGCGATCACCAACAACGATGCCCGGACGCTCGGGATCCCGTTGTCATTCCTGCAGCCGGGCGTCACCTACCATGCAACCATGTACACCGATGGAGGCGACGCCGTGCCAACGCGTACGCATGTGAAGATTGAGCGGGCGCTCGTGACCGCGGCGAGCCGGGTGACGGCCCCACTGCGCGCCTCGGGAGGCATGGCCATCGAGATCCGTCCGGCCACTGAAGCGGAGATCCGCACGGTTGCGCCATTGACGGACACCGGAGGACAGGCCCGGCCATAG
- the recC gene encoding exodeoxyribonuclease V subunit gamma, translated as MMKNPGLHIVQSNRLENLAERFAGMLVDEPLPDPLRPERVVVHDRTVGEWLDLMLARTRGVSANVMYRSPGQFIWDLYRSAGLTTSRRSVYDVEVLQWHILRLLEDESFRAGFAPLRSYLDGGGTERRFDLAGRLAELYNRYLVYRMDWLHSWERGEKRNLGPDEPWQASLWRRLTQELHEPHRASLFTIFLEGIGSGTVRGLPDRLSVFGISSLSPAYVKILQALGQCMPVYVYLLNPSREKWDDIADERYRSQVDLQYSAELMHIDVPHALLGSLGKQGRDFIRFAVDAEGEGSGVDGCFEDPGTGTLLHALQSGILRLSEEHITCSAPDTSFTIHSCHSRMREVEVLRDQLLAMLDQDHTLRASDILVLAPDIDLYAPYCEAVFGRKGDGDAVRPAATLPVDIAERKTGQIDVIVDLWSRLLALPLSRFDADLILDLLRLDPVSDAFGISGGDAGTISGWVEGAGIRWGLDGEQKKQWGLPPSDQFTWEWGLQRMVLGVAFPRDLTGTGSPLYGGLLPYDQIEGQQVELLDRFLAYLEALRAWVGDLHTARPMAAWEPVLGAWLDRFTGDAREYMESREMVRELLDHVVSAAGDAGYTGTVDQGTLRLLFAGIDAGSQPGARFLGGGITFASMKPMRPLPYRVIALLGMGDGEFPRTVKPPSFDLMQTWYRYGDRSGRLDDRYLFLELLLSARDRFLATYVGEDIRSGKPKAMSPVLSEVMEFIGRIAFDRPDEAGHDRVAEALRSVAVVHPLQAFSRRYFDGSDPRLFSYASDASMIAGEAGNGRETGHNIFPVPLEKPGEEFYRVRLDDLCRFFANPASFLIRKRLGAYYRDAEDGIEAVEPLTIGNIETRAVFRALYEQMPKRALDEDAIFALLQAGGELPVGVAAEYGFRNVMETVRPFVEAYRALLDTPRMPGIATVRTFGPWTLEIDHAWVTHDGMFAVKPGNVHEKDFVSFWIRFLAVSLVHPSIAPSAVKGTYLGINARCDFRPQKDAATLLGRLLDAYGEGLKRPLPFFPKKAWEFISATQADEEKPAAPANKDAKRSTKKSAKKDPDEKLEEMRSQWDDPDSFARFDESDDPYISRSFLSGADAITEEFRDLAELIMGRIAAGMERVDLVKKKRGK; from the coding sequence GTGATGAAGAATCCCGGACTCCATATCGTACAATCGAACAGGCTGGAGAACCTCGCGGAACGGTTCGCAGGCATGCTCGTGGACGAGCCGTTGCCCGACCCGCTCCGCCCGGAGCGCGTGGTTGTGCATGACCGGACCGTCGGTGAATGGCTCGACCTGATGCTCGCCCGGACGCGCGGGGTCTCCGCCAACGTCATGTACCGGAGCCCGGGACAGTTCATCTGGGACCTGTACCGTTCGGCCGGCCTCACGACCTCGCGCCGATCCGTCTATGATGTGGAAGTCCTTCAGTGGCACATCCTCCGTTTGCTGGAGGATGAGTCGTTCAGGGCCGGCTTTGCGCCCTTGCGGAGCTACCTTGACGGGGGGGGTACCGAGCGGCGGTTCGACCTGGCCGGCCGGCTCGCGGAACTCTACAATCGGTATCTCGTTTATCGCATGGACTGGCTCCATTCGTGGGAGCGGGGCGAGAAGCGTAACCTGGGCCCCGACGAGCCATGGCAGGCAAGCCTCTGGCGCCGGTTGACGCAGGAATTGCACGAACCTCACCGCGCATCTCTGTTCACGATATTCCTCGAGGGGATCGGATCCGGCACCGTGCGGGGCCTGCCCGACAGGCTGAGCGTGTTCGGGATCAGCTCGCTCTCGCCCGCGTATGTGAAGATCCTCCAGGCCCTCGGGCAGTGCATGCCGGTGTATGTCTATCTGCTCAACCCTTCGCGCGAGAAGTGGGACGACATCGCCGACGAACGGTATCGTTCCCAGGTGGACCTGCAGTACTCCGCGGAGCTGATGCACATCGACGTGCCGCATGCGCTTCTGGGTTCACTGGGGAAACAAGGGCGCGACTTCATCCGGTTCGCGGTGGATGCCGAAGGCGAAGGGAGCGGCGTGGATGGCTGCTTCGAGGACCCCGGAACCGGCACACTCCTTCATGCGCTGCAGTCCGGCATCCTCCGGCTTTCGGAGGAGCATATCACATGCAGTGCCCCCGATACGTCGTTCACGATCCACTCGTGCCATTCGCGCATGCGTGAGGTCGAGGTCCTGCGCGACCAATTGCTGGCGATGCTGGACCAGGACCATACGCTTCGCGCGTCGGATATCCTGGTGCTTGCCCCGGACATCGATCTCTATGCTCCCTATTGCGAGGCGGTCTTCGGACGCAAAGGGGATGGGGATGCCGTGCGGCCTGCCGCCACCCTGCCGGTGGATATCGCGGAACGGAAGACCGGACAGATCGATGTCATCGTCGATCTCTGGTCGCGCCTGCTCGCGCTGCCTCTTTCCCGTTTCGATGCCGATCTCATTCTTGATCTCCTCCGCCTGGATCCCGTGAGCGATGCGTTCGGGATCAGTGGGGGCGATGCCGGTACGATCAGCGGGTGGGTCGAGGGTGCGGGCATCCGCTGGGGGTTGGACGGCGAGCAGAAGAAGCAGTGGGGCCTGCCTCCCTCGGACCAGTTCACCTGGGAGTGGGGCCTGCAGCGGATGGTGCTCGGCGTGGCGTTCCCACGGGACCTGACCGGCACGGGGTCTCCGTTGTATGGCGGACTGCTGCCGTACGATCAGATCGAAGGCCAGCAGGTAGAACTTCTGGATAGATTCCTTGCGTACCTCGAAGCGCTCCGCGCGTGGGTCGGGGACCTCCACACTGCGCGCCCGATGGCCGCCTGGGAACCGGTGCTGGGCGCATGGCTCGACCGCTTTACCGGCGATGCACGTGAGTACATGGAAAGCAGGGAGATGGTCCGCGAGCTCCTCGATCATGTTGTCTCCGCCGCCGGTGATGCCGGCTATACGGGCACGGTCGATCAGGGAACGTTGCGACTCCTCTTCGCGGGGATCGATGCCGGCTCCCAACCGGGCGCCCGCTTCCTCGGTGGCGGCATTACCTTCGCTTCCATGAAACCCATGCGCCCCCTGCCGTACCGCGTCATCGCGCTGCTGGGGATGGGCGACGGAGAATTTCCGAGAACCGTCAAGCCCCCGAGTTTCGATCTGATGCAGACATGGTACCGCTATGGCGACAGGTCGGGCAGGCTGGACGACCGGTATCTCTTCCTGGAGCTCCTGCTGTCGGCGCGCGACCGGTTCCTTGCGACGTATGTGGGGGAGGATATCCGTTCGGGCAAGCCGAAGGCCATGTCCCCGGTGCTCTCGGAGGTCATGGAGTTCATCGGCAGGATCGCGTTCGACCGACCTGATGAAGCGGGGCATGACCGTGTCGCCGAAGCCCTGCGCTCGGTCGCCGTGGTGCATCCCCTCCAGGCGTTCTCCCGGCGGTACTTCGACGGGTCCGATCCGCGGTTGTTCAGTTACGCATCCGACGCCTCCATGATCGCGGGCGAAGCGGGCAACGGCAGGGAGACAGGCCACAACATCTTTCCGGTCCCGCTCGAGAAGCCCGGCGAGGAGTTCTATCGCGTGCGCCTTGACGATCTCTGCAGGTTCTTCGCCAATCCCGCATCGTTCCTCATCCGGAAACGGCTTGGTGCCTACTACCGGGATGCGGAGGATGGGATCGAGGCCGTTGAGCCGTTGACGATCGGGAACATTGAAACGCGCGCAGTGTTCAGGGCGCTGTACGAACAGATGCCGAAGCGCGCATTGGATGAAGACGCGATCTTTGCGCTGCTGCAGGCCGGAGGAGAACTGCCCGTTGGCGTCGCTGCGGAGTACGGGTTCAGGAATGTCATGGAGACCGTCCGGCCGTTCGTTGAAGCATACCGGGCGCTTCTCGATACACCGCGAATGCCCGGGATCGCCACGGTACGGACATTCGGCCCATGGACCCTCGAGATCGATCATGCGTGGGTGACGCACGATGGCATGTTCGCCGTCAAACCGGGGAATGTCCACGAGAAGGATTTCGTCTCGTTCTGGATCCGCTTCCTCGCGGTCTCCCTGGTCCATCCCTCCATTGCTCCCTCAGCAGTGAAGGGGACGTATCTCGGGATCAATGCACGATGCGACTTCCGGCCGCAGAAGGATGCGGCGACGTTGCTCGGTCGGCTGCTCGATGCCTACGGTGAAGGATTGAAACGCCCGCTTCCTTTCTTTCCGAAAAAGGCATGGGAGTTCATCTCTGCGACACAGGCGGACGAAGAGAAACCGGCGGCGCCAGCGAACAAGGATGCAAAGCGAAGCACAAAGAAGAGTGCAAAGAAGGACCCTGACGAGAAGCTGGAAGAGATGCGCTCCCAATGGGACGACCCCGATTCCTTCGCCCGCTTCGATGAGTCGGACGATCCGTACATCTCCCGGTCGTTCCTGTCGGGAGCGGATGCCATCACAGAGGAGTTCCGTGATCTTGCCGAACTGATCATGGGGCGGATCGCCGCGGGGATGGAGAGGGTCGATCTCGTGAAGAAGAAAAGGGGGAAGTGA